The genomic stretch AAGTGACTCTCTCctgatttcttctatttttaCTCTGACGCTTCTTCGTTTCCAGGGTTCGACGGTCTCCAGGGAAGCCAGCGACAAGGAAAAggtgtgttttatttcactgctgtgacagctgctgctgtgagagGACCAAAATAAATGACCTTAGCTCACAACAGAGGGAAAACCTGCCAGACATTTGAAGGAACCTTGAAGACATGCACAGATGTTTGCTCCAGTTTGACAGCTTGAAATTATATAAGTTAACATCTGTGACTTACTATTAGCAGTAATGgtaaattaataataataatggtggGTTTAAACACAGAAAACCAACATTTTACTGAcatattctgtttttttttttaggctaAAGATCTCCCAACTTTTAAAGACAATGATTTCCTGAACGAAGGTCACAAGTTACAGATCGGAGATGACAACAAGAAGTACTTTTTGGAAAAGCTAAAGCGAGACGTAGAGGTGAGATTTGAGCTGATCGAACATGTCCGTAGGTCTGTGTTCTTCAAATGTGACACCAGAGACCTAAATATCGTTGTTTTGTGCGATGATACTACAGTTAAGCACGACAGTTCTGCGGGTTTCTCATACATGTTTCACCACATGTGGTGTTTTGTGTGATTTATGCCATTAGAACATTTATCCAGGTTTAAGGTTTCCTCCCCAAGCAGTTGGAATTGAATGAGAATTTTTATGTTGTGATAAAATGTGGGTAGATGTTGGGCTCCTCATCAGCAGCACACGGTGGGAGcaggttagtgtgtgtgtgtgtgggggggcactgctgtttattattgaaGGATTCATTCATTAAGGAGAAACGTGCACAAACGCAGCCTCGCCGTGTGGTTTCAGTTTTTGGCCACGCTGAAGATCATGGATTACAGTCTGCTGGTGGGCATCCATGATGTGGACCGGGCCgaacaggaggagatggacgTGGAGGGcgtgggggaggaggacgagtACGAGAACGACGGGATGGGCGGAGGCGTGTTGACCGGTTCCTTCGGCACCCCTCCCGACAGCCCCGGAAACCCTCTGAACTGCGGAGGATTCTTCGGACCCGGGGAGTTCGACTCTTCCGTGGACGTTTACGCAATCAAGAGCCACGACGGTGAGGAGTCCCTCGCCCCGCGTCCGTCTCAGCCACGGGCTTCTGCCGTTTCTAACGGGGCTAAACGTGCTGTGTTTGCACCAGGTGCTGTGAAGAAGGAGGTTTACTTCATGGCCATCATCGACATCCTCACACATTATGATGCTAAGAAAAAAGCTGCACACGCTGCCAAAACTGTGAAACATGGGGTAAGTTCTCAACACACACCACCGCCGCATCTTCCTCGCATCGTACCGGGTTTACGTCCTGTTCACCACCTGTTGTCGCTTCCTCAGGCGGGAGCGGAGATCTCGACGGTAAACCCAGAGCAGTACTCCAAGCGATTTTACGAGTTCATGTCCAACATCTTATCATAGACTCACCCCTCAGTCCAGCCCGTTGCTTTCATAAGGCACttatttctcacacacacacacacccccttccccccgctACCACAGCCCCAGTATAGGTCAGTAACCTCTCTGCCGCTCTACTCCTTATTACAATGGTGTCCTCCCTCAGCCAGCACCGGTCTGGTTGGGAGGACACGCCGAGCCtgttacaaacacacaatcaccaGTGCCAGGATGGTCCTGatggctgcctcctctcctctatcgtCGTCCATAGTTACTGCTCACGCCAGCAAACAATCTGTCTCACTTAATGCCTTCAAGGAGTGCGTCGGCTTcaatggttaacagtcctttagTCACTTCAGTTACTGTTCATGTTGTtcttatgtttttattttaaagaaaacctcCACACAAGCAGGTCCGATTGCATGACAAACCTATCTACAGTCACCATCCAGCTTTTTTCTCAGTAACagcagattaaaaaataaaaagcactgTTGACAAATTGGGATGAAGCGAGAAACAGGGGAATATGTAATGGTGTATTACAGAAAATGAATgcaatatatttaaaaaaaaaaaaaatgcatggCTGACATGTATATGAGATTGCACCAGTAGGCTGAAACATCCAACCACTGAACCTGAGTGTTATGcctaaaaaagcaaaaagcaaaaaaaaaaaattggtgtTTGAACGTTATGTTGCCATTCTTGTTTTGCATATTTCTGGAGAAAAAAATTTACAGTGAACTTGGTGGAGGTCGGTCAGAGGATAAaagatttgcatttaaaaaaagggggggggcatcagaaCACGCATTTTATTACCATGAGGATCATTTTTATATCTTGTTTACATTAATGtagcattttgtgtttgtataCAGTATTGTTTTGTTACCAACAAAcattagataaaaaaaaaatgttacttGAAATTAATTCATTGCATATTAAAGGGAGTTTTATCTTTTGTGTCGTTTGTGATTTCCCCATTTACTTCCTATAAAGCTTCAGCCACGAATAGATGGTCTAAAAGGGTTTATTCCTTCCACTggttaaatatacatttatgtGCGTCATTATTGATGGTTACTGGAACCTAATTAGTCAAGCATCTGCTGTGAATCTTCTCTAAGGCCTCAGTTTATTATAGGAcaactttatatatatatacggtaATTGCTTAACAGACATCTTGAGCCTGTCTGCCCCCTTCAGGACACTGACGGTACTTCTAGTTAATGGACCCAATTTATCCTGTAAAACCAACACTCAGCTTCACTGTTTGAACagttgttcatttatttaacaatacaaataagaaaaaaggaCATTGAATTGTGTATCATGTGTATTGACAACATCTGTCGGCGATGTGTTGGAGGGGCAGCAGCTCTAATCCATCCTCGCTTTCAAAGTCCGTGTTGTGATCTTGTCTTTTTCGCTGCCAGAAGAAAGAGTAAAAAGGTCAGGCGATCCTGTCCTTCCACTCAAACACAATCCACGCACCGGTGTACTTACATGACATGGACCACCACTCCCATGCCAGACACGGCGTCTCTATCGACTGCATTCAGCATTGCCTGAGAGATGGTTTCAAACAAATCCTCCGGTTCCTGTTGGCAACAGTCCCAGGTTACACATTTCACTGCAGGGCTAACTGACTGTTGGACGGCGAGTGCGTTTTTCTTCTCTACATTCATAAAAATGCACGCCGTTGCTCCTCATCTTGCCATTTCCAAGGGTTGGACGTGTAAAACTTACCATATCTGGTTCCCACAAAGATTCACACATGCCGTACATCTGCTCTGAACAGGTGCCACTCACGACGAAATCTTCTGTCTCCATGGGGCAGCCAATCAAATCTAAAGAGCAGATGAACGGCTCGAAGGTTTTGGGATCTAATCCTGCAATTACAGGCTCGATGTAGTACGGTCCAAACCTAATGATGGAACAAATAGCTTGTCATTAAACAACTAGTGACAACTTTCACCAGTTAAAGTTAAGAATTGTAAAAGATGCTGGTCTTTAATACACTAAAAAAGGTCTTAATGTTACTTAATCACTCACCTCCTTTCATACAACAGGTTGGACACCATGCTCATAAAGGTCTTGGGCTTGATCTGGCGCCCCTCCTTCAGTTCATACAGGTTCAGTCTAAATTTAAGCCTCTGGGATCTACACAGAAAACATATAGTTATCCTGCAGCCAACCAACCGATGAGCTACGCAACTGTCCACAAGCCCGGTCACGCAGTGACGTCAAGAGCAGTTTTCTTGTCAATGTgacaaagagaaagacacagaggtTCAAACACGCACACTGTCTGAACGTCGGTGGCCAGTCCAGCCAGTCCGATGTACAGCCGATCCCCCATCGGGAAAATCTTCTGGAAGTCTGTGGTGACCATCTGAGCCTGGATGCCGAATCTCCTGTCGGCCGCTATGGCCACACAGTTCTTCCCCCTCATGGCCATCACGGCCCCTCCGTTATAGGACATAATAGACTGCAAGAGTTAAGAGAGATAATAGAATTCAGCCACTGTAGATGACAATAAATGCACTTTCATTAAATTCATTCAACATTTTAAGTAATTTTATTGCATAAAACTGGCCTGAAAAGGTATATTACGGAGTATAACGTAAACACAGCAAACGTGTTTGTTAGAAATTACAGTATGATATGATTCTAGTTTAATAGAAGAGTTTAGGTTAAGGGTAgagaaataagaataaaaacataTGAAACAAGAGTCAATATGCGTTTAATGCCCTGCATTTCAACTACTTAGCCGCATACAAAAATATATGGCGGACACTTTAAATAAACGGGAAACTTAAAGTAAACCCTCGATAAATATTTGTAATAACTGAAATTCCAAATTAATATTGTTTCGCTGTTTGTGACAGCCGGCCCACTACTGTATAACACAGCTAGCTTGGATTAGCTATTCAGATAGACGAATTCTACCGGCTAATACTGTGTTGATGCAGATTAATTTGTAAGACTTTAGTGTATTTGCTTTGAATCTACGTATGAATAACTTAATTTAACTGTACAATCGATTTCACCAGAATAACAACCAACAAGTGAGCGGACTACGATAGCAACATTAGCTTCGTCATCCTCCTGGGTATGAATGTTACATTGTTTCTAATTCGGGCAAGACAATCGGTCACATTTGACATAATGTGGCATGTACTTACCATGTTGAAGctgttattttgtattttctaatTGCTGGAAATCGTGAAATCGTATTGACAATGAATGGATGCTAGCACCCTGCAGTGACTACACGATTTAGAAACACAAGAATCAGAGCAACTGCTAACTGCTAACGTCATCTGTTATGGGAAATCTTATTGGCTGAACTACGCCGCGCTGAAGATCCGCTGCTGTCATTGGACGAGAAAGAAACGCTGTCACTCGTCAATGGATAGTTTGTGTGAAGTGTGTTAAAGCGAAAGTTAAAGTTAGTAGTTTGCCTGGTCTGCATTTCTGCTATCGATAAAGTGTTTACCCTAAAAAAGATTTTTACCAATAAATACTGGGGGGTGTAACTTGTGTAAATATAGTTCTTTGGGAGATATTTTAGTATAAATACCAAGGATGTGCTTCGGCTTGTAGTTCTTTAATTCTACTGATAATAAGGATATGGATATTCATATTTGTATTTTGAGAAGCATTTGAGTGAAATCGTGTTGTGTCAGGAAGGCAATCGAATAAAATTAGAGGGCTGGAAAAAAGTTTTATTCCAGTTGCTAGTCACAAATATCCACAAAAATCTCAGGATAAAAGATGCTCTTATAATGTAAAAGCTAAAACTATACACTGTACAAAGTTTTAATCAAAATATCAAGAGTGAACCAGCCACTTCTGAATATAAATGACAAGTAAATATCCATTGTGAAATTTGAAAAGTTACAATGGGGACATCACTTCATATGTAAAGTGACTGCacgtttcatttttaatgtacaTAACTGTGACCATGTAAAAGGATAAACGGAACAGTACACCTGCTTCAGTATATCAAAGAAAGGAAGTGGCTGGCTTGTTCTTGTCATTTTGAAGCAAAGAATGCCCTTTCATCTTTTCATAAAATTGTCGAGGGAGGCCGGCGTCCTCTGAATGGAGTGAATATTTCTCTTCACTCTGTCCTCCAAGGAGGAGCTCTCAGCACTCTCCAGCTTCATGTTACTGTAACAGGCAACATGGAAGGTTACAAGAGCTACAATTTACCTGTATACCACACAAAATCTTGTGAACATGGCTGAGAAACTTACTGAATGAAACCAGCATGGCGGTCGTATTTGGCATTTTTCTCCCGTTGCTTTTCCTGCTCATCTTGCCTCTTGTACCTCTTCACATTgttctccctgtcctcctccctctgcttggCTTGATCCATCATCTCCTTCCGTTTCAGCTCCATCTCTTCAGATGAAAGCTTTCTACATTGGAAAGAATAGCACACAATAATAGTGTGAAATCCTGGACGAGGAGGGGTTTGACAACGCTCTGAAAAAGTTACTAATGGAAAAGCCAGATTTCATGACTGGAGTTGGACATATAACCCGTTTATCTACATAAATATCCCAGAAAGTAACGTAAAAGTAAAGCAAAAAAGTTTGTGTTTGACCCAGGAAAACCAGATCATGTACAGAAACTTGTATgtattcaaattaaaataagatGAGATGTCTTTATTCAATCCAACGTGAGGTGAATTCTCATTGTTATAGCAGTAGAAAGTGTTAGTCTCAGGAAAACGCCTGGAAGGAGCCACCTGAACTCTTACTTGGACGTgtgatttctctgtttttgatAGCGTTGTTTGGGTGGGCTGACAGATCGGCGATTCCTGTCATCCCGGTGGTTTCTGTGAGGTGATCGCGAGCGGCTCCTCTCACGGCGCCGTGCAAGGTTGGCGGAGCTGAAGCCTCAAAATGACTTCCAGCGGGGAACTAACGGGAGATTTAACATTCAGATCTTCAATAGGTTCACCTCCAGTGGGGGATGACGACATTAAACGTGGTTGGTCTTATTTTTAGGGGTCTAAATAAAAGCAGTGATTGGCCATTACCTGCAGGCCATATCCTGGAACATGGCGTGAATGAGATTTCTTGACTGGGGCTTCATCCGGTGACCTGAAACACAGTTTTAAAGTGACTGTTAGATTCCATCCTATTCATTTTCAAACATATCTGAATCCCATCCCAGCTTCCTCTGGCTGAGAGGTGGTTTAAACCCTTGATCACTACATTGTCCATGTATGAAGCTCGATGAGAGATTCATTAACTGCTATTTTCTTCTATTGTACTGAAGATAAATCTGCATATATGATGCACGCCTAcatctgtttctctcctctttatGCCAGGCTCTGGGTTACTGTGAGCACCTACACTCTTACAGACGCTGAGTCAATCATGGAAGTTGATCTGGCTTCAAAAATTtggttttgcatttaaaaaaaaatggaaaagggaaagaaaatgtcCAATTTTTAAGGTCGGAGGGGGTCTCCTTAGAATTCTAGGTTGCATACCTGTACTTTTTGTTGTCTTCTTCATCTGAATCTGAACTCCTCCTCTTGTGTTTCTTATCTTTTTTACTCctttctcctttcctttccttcttgtcctttttcttcttctttttcttgtcttttttgtcaAGATTTTGACGTAACTGAAAGAAAGACATGTTTTACAATTACGGAAAATACAGAGAAACAATAACCCAGTAAGTAGTTTTAACAAGGCTTTCAACGTTTTTCAGAATTTACCATTTCCttgatttttctcattttcactgGGTTTGTTAGgacttctctctttttttcttcttcacgtTTCCTACAAAAGAAACAAGCTTATAATTCAAGTACATCATTAGGAGAAATAACATGCTTATGGGGGACTAACTAACCTAATTGCAAACAGGGGGTCTTCCCGGATCTTGGCAGCCAGGTCAAGGGTGGAAGCTTGAGTAGTGGGATTGAAGATGGACCCTGGCAGGAGACCAGTCTCATTTGAAGGGCCACTTTCAGGCTCCTCATATTGATCAGTGATCTGTTTATCAATTGGACGTCCCAGAAGATACTCATCTCTTGACACGTGGCCAGCTGGGCCCTGGTACATCCAGTCCAGACGGTCATCCCTCTTTCTGTcgccatttaaaaagaaattggtttTACAAAGGACTCGTTTTTTACACATTCACTGAAGCGATGCTGTTGGAGAACTAACTTGATGGCGCCCGTTTCCTCCGCAAATCTCGTCATTTCTTCTCTGTTTCGCTCATCTTTCAGTTCTTTCTGGAGCTCTTCAATTTTCTTCCTTTCAGCTTCGTGTTTCTGCTCGGCTTTCCAAACCCGCTCAATGTTTTTCATAGTCTGGGGATGCCAGCTCTTTTTGAGATTCTGTTAAAAACAACCTACTGTTAGAGATGACCATATCCACGTTTAAAGCCTAGTTtcagttgattttttttttaaataaacacataaatatagGCAAATATAGCTAAACTATAGCAAATATAGCTAAACTCCAAAGACAGATCTATCAATCATAAATCATAGTTTTCACGTTAAAAGGCACCTTTCACATCCATGTTGATACCTTTCAGCTTCCTACTGTACCGTAAACCTGGTTACGCAAACCAGAACCTTAACTTGTATGTTTATCGTAACATTTGATTtctgaaataataaatatactGTTTGAAATTATAATCAATAAATTAATAATATATTGTCTGAAATCGCACGCTGATATCGAGATAAAACGCTGTTTACGACGAACGTTTTGTCCGAGTTCGTCGTAAAAAAGATCGGGAAATAAGAACATGTTTTATACTCACCAGATCTCCGCCCCCCATTTTGAAACTGTTTTGGGATCACGAAAATAGTAATGAACAAATAAGACTTCAGTTAATAAAAGTTTAAATGCGAGGCTATGCAAAGGCTACCAAACACCCAAGCCTTGATGAAACAACGAGCGACTTGAATGACGTATTTCCGGTTTTGAGAACGAGCCGTTTGAGGTGCTTTATCGCCACCTACCGTCTTGGAGTATAAACGAAGTTACGCAAGTAAATAACTGAAATACGGAGGAAGGGGATAAAACAACGATTAATTATTCAATATTTATATTATCCCTTCCCAATAGATGCTGCATCTGCAAGGGGGAAACCCACTAGCAACAATTTAGAGCATTACACTAATCCATTCGTGTGGGGACAGAGacatattaatatttaatatttggcCTCAAATGAAAAAGTTTGCTTAAGGGCGATTCCgccaaaaaaaagacatttccgTCCCCAGCATATTATTCTTTATTACAATGCATAAACACAggtaaaaataatttttttaaaaactatttttaaacGGAAGAAAATCCTTCCAAAATCAATGTCACTCATTGCTGTGACCCAAAAAGATACCCCCCTTGGAACATTCCATCAGTAATATGTTctgcaggaagtgacatcatttGGGTCTTCTGCAAGTCATGGGAAGACCAAAAATAACTTAtgtaatttgtttttccttAAAATTGGTCTCAAAAGTAAAATATTCAGTTAAATCTTAAGACTTAGAAGCTACTAGCACAGATACTAAGCGGATAGATTTCACACAATTGATAATTTTATGCGAAAACTCATTACTGTTATGCTCATTGCTGGTACTCAAAAAAAGAGCAACAGCACTGAGTTGGTGGTAACAGCAATGAGTAGGCTAGTGCCCTCTGTTGCCcttttatattaattaaaataatacaaTGAACAACTACAAGGAATAACTCAAGTTGCTGCATGTCATCGGAGATCAGGGACCACTGAGCGTTGCTGAAAAGCAGCGGCGGTTTCGAGCCAGGCGTGACGCTGATccagagagaagggaaaaaTATTTAGTCAAGGGAAAGAAGAAGTTAATGCATAGATCCATGAACACAATATCTTAACTTTTTGTCTGTGTCCATTTGATCTTTTTCAGATGTAAAGAACCAGTACTGTGCATCCGTTAATGAAATGATCAATTTTGTATATGATCAACTCTTAATCTTACCAGTGCTAGCAACAGTGTATTTTAATATGATGTTCTTGCTCAGTAGTGCAGTGGGTTCGACACAATAAAttgatcacacacactcacataacACACTCACATGTTCGTTCATTCCTGTAACCGATTTTCATTCCTGCCTCCAAATGTTGTTtcttcaaaaataaagaaactaaACTGTATTTTCACATTTATGTTGGTTCCTACAGTTGTCTGATTGCTTAATGAAATAGATCGTCAATCTTTGgattaaatttgtttttttatgtcctACCAAGGAAAAGGTTTGATTTGCATTCTTAGAGA from Takifugu flavidus isolate HTHZ2018 chromosome 6, ASM371156v2, whole genome shotgun sequence encodes the following:
- the psmb3 gene encoding proteasome subunit beta type-3, whose protein sequence is MSIMSYNGGAVMAMRGKNCVAIAADRRFGIQAQMVTTDFQKIFPMGDRLYIGLAGLATDVQTVSQRLKFRLNLYELKEGRQIKPKTFMSMVSNLLYERRFGPYYIEPVIAGLDPKTFEPFICSLDLIGCPMETEDFVVSGTCSEQMYGMCESLWEPDMEPEDLFETISQAMLNAVDRDAVSGMGVVVHVIEKDKITTRTLKARMD
- the cwc25 gene encoding LOW QUALITY PROTEIN: pre-mRNA-splicing factor CWC25 homolog (The sequence of the model RefSeq protein was modified relative to this genomic sequence to represent the inferred CDS: inserted 1 base in 1 codon), which translates into the protein MGGGDLNLKKSWHPQTMKNIERVWKAEQKHEAERKKIEELQKELKDERNREEMTRFAEETGAIKKRDDRLDWMYQGPAGHVSRDEYLLGRPIDKQITDQYEEPESGPSNETGLLPGSIFNPTTQASTLDLAAKIREDPLFAIRKREEEKKREVLTNPVKMRKIKEMLRQNLDKKDKKKKKKKDKKERKGERSKKDKKHKRRSSDSDEEDNKKYRSPDEAPVKKSHSRHVPGYGLQFPAGSHFEASAXANLARRRERSRSRSPHRNHRDDRNRRSVSPPKQRYQKQRNHTSKKLSSEEMELKRKEMMDQAKQREEDRENNVKRYKRQDEQEKQREKNAKYDRHAGFIHNMKLESAESSSLEDRVKRNIHSIQRTPASLDNFMKR